One part of the Malus sylvestris chromosome 2, drMalSylv7.2, whole genome shotgun sequence genome encodes these proteins:
- the LOC126601680 gene encoding uncharacterized protein LOC126601680, with translation MRGELNGLKTKILNKYPQAFYIHCFAHQLQLALVFVAKENEDVANFFINANRLVNLIGSSCKRRDALREKQQEQIQKALHLGNLETGKGLNQESSLMRPCDTRWNSHYGTIVSIIVMFEVVVEVVEWIKSDRNQDNLGEATGLFKDIQTFDFVFHLFLMRLILGITNELSQALQKKDQDIVNAMMLVEVCKQRLQSLRDDDFGDLLHGVEKFCEEHDIVIPNMEDLHFVPGKSRRKAPKITNFHYYRVDLYFQVLDMQLKELNDRFNEVNTELLLCMACLSPVNNFSYFDKEKIVRLAQLYPQDFDRMDLMNLPIQLDNYIQDMKMHSEFSSLRGISDLAKELVKTGRCESYMLVYKLLTLVLVLPVATASVERAFSAMKISKSTGVDFAQHPVQIAAQHPV, from the exons ATGAGAGGTGAGTTAAATGGtcttaaaacaaagattttgaacAAATACCCTCAAGCATTTTATATTCATTGTTTTGCTCACCAACTCCAACTAGCTCTTGTATTTGTGGCAAAGGAAAATGAGGATGTTgccaatttcttcatcaatgctAATAGATTGGTGAATCTTATTGGATCTTCGTGCAAGCGTCGTGATGCATTGAGAGAGaaacaacaagaacaaattcaaaaagCTCTTCATCTTGGTAATCTTGAAACGGGTAAAGGGTTAAATCAAGAAAGTAGCCTCATGCGTCCATGTGATACACGGTGGAACTCGCATTATGGTACTATAGTTAGTATTATTGTTATGTTTGAAGTCGTGGTGGAGGTGGTTGAATGGATTAAAAGTGATCGCAACCAAGATAATCTCGGTGAAGCTACTGGGTTATTCAAAGACATacaaacttttgattttgtgtttcaccttttcttgatgAGACTTATATTGGGAATTACAAATGAGTTATCACAAGCATTGCAAAAGaaagatcaagatattgtgaatgcGATGATGTTAGTGGAAGTATGCAAGCAAAGACTACAATCCTTGAGAGATGATGACTTTGGGGACTTGTTGCATGGTGTAGAAAAGTTTTGTGAGGAGCATGATATTGTCATTCCTAACATGGAGGATTTGCATTTCGTACCTGGAAAATCAAGGCGTAAagctccaaaaatcacaaacttcCATTACTATCGTGTAGACCtctattttcaagtccttgATATGCAACTAAAGGAATTGAATGATCGCTTCAATGAGGTAAACACCGAGTTGCTTCTTTGTATGGCATGTTTGAGTCCAGTGaataatttttcatattttgacaaagaaaaaattgttCGTTTAGCCCAACTTTATCCTCAAGATTTTGATCGTATGGACCTTATGAATCTTCCAATTCAACTTGACAATTACATTCAAGATATGAAGATGCATAGTGAGTTTTCATCATTGAGAGGAATCAGTGATCTTGCAAAAGAGTTAGTGAAGACTGGGAGGTGTGAAAGCTATATGTTAGTGTATAAGCTTCTTACATTGGTTTTGGTGTTACCGGTTGCAACCGCTTCGGTGGAGAGagctttttctgctatgaagatt agcaagtccaccggagtgGACTTTGCCCAGCACCCTGTCCAAATAGCAGCCCAGCATCCTGTTTAA